A DNA window from Leptospira langatensis contains the following coding sequences:
- a CDS encoding HD family phosphohydrolase has translation MESKFQQYIVTDSKALGQRLTILRNKMQPELLTLEEFFESVSIRDTPQFVNIVFYISSSSLEAEHSKIREQLKINPLILGRFILNAGLGYEGYKNTEVEDDLIFEVLPDSTSDLNLCKALANAFLNLQMITDQFDLLHKINTAKYEINRLTRIGISLANEKDFDKLLREILYSAREISNADSGSLYLVEQDDIGFVKNLRFKISALSIDTEEFILPINKSSIAGYVAETGKVLNIPDVYNLPDPSEFSFNGNFDLLSNYHTKSMLVVPMKGHRGDVVGVLQLINRKRNFSQKLTVEQMKGEEIQPFDDYSAQLVLGVAGQAAVAIQNNYLLREIETLFEGFVTASVNAIEARDPTTSGHSFRVAQLTVGLAETLDAVSEGKYRDTKFNKEQIKEIRYASLLHDFGKVGVREKVLVKAKKLEDLEIGLIDWRFRYLRKDFESKLNIRKIEYLKKHGNLGYSEFEKAIEFEYAEECKRLNSMFQIIAQSNEPSILEEANSQFLEDIAKMQYITTEGENVELISPYEFSFLTIRKGSLDFDERKEIESHVEHTFQFLSKIPWTNDLKMVPAIAHAHHEKLNGTGYPRGLAGEDIPVQSRIMTISDIFDALTDQDRPYKKAVPLDRALDILEMEAKENHLDKDLLKVFIEARVWERLNHAQIK, from the coding sequence ATGGAATCCAAGTTTCAGCAATATATCGTAACGGATTCCAAAGCTCTCGGCCAGAGATTGACTATTCTTAGAAATAAGATGCAGCCGGAACTTCTTACTCTCGAGGAGTTCTTCGAGTCCGTTTCTATCCGGGACACTCCTCAATTCGTTAATATTGTCTTTTATATCTCCAGTTCCAGTCTAGAAGCTGAACACAGTAAGATCCGAGAACAGCTCAAGATAAACCCACTCATTTTAGGTAGGTTTATATTAAACGCCGGCCTTGGATACGAAGGATACAAGAATACCGAGGTCGAAGACGATCTCATCTTCGAAGTGCTTCCGGATTCCACAAGCGACCTGAACTTATGCAAGGCTCTCGCAAACGCATTCTTAAATCTGCAAATGATCACGGATCAATTCGATCTATTGCACAAGATCAATACTGCAAAGTACGAGATCAATCGACTGACCAGGATCGGTATCAGTCTTGCCAACGAAAAAGACTTCGACAAACTATTGAGAGAGATCCTCTACAGTGCGAGAGAGATTTCCAATGCGGATTCCGGTTCCTTGTATTTGGTAGAGCAGGACGATATCGGTTTCGTAAAGAATCTTCGGTTTAAGATCTCTGCATTGAGCATAGATACGGAAGAGTTCATTCTTCCGATCAATAAGTCCAGCATTGCCGGCTATGTGGCCGAAACCGGAAAGGTCCTGAATATTCCGGATGTGTATAATCTTCCGGATCCATCTGAGTTCTCCTTTAACGGCAATTTCGATCTTCTTTCCAATTATCACACAAAGTCCATGCTCGTGGTCCCGATGAAGGGTCATAGAGGGGATGTGGTCGGAGTTCTGCAGCTGATCAATCGCAAGAGGAACTTCAGCCAGAAATTAACTGTGGAACAAATGAAAGGAGAAGAGATCCAACCTTTCGACGATTACTCGGCGCAATTGGTACTTGGAGTGGCTGGTCAGGCTGCCGTAGCTATTCAGAACAATTATCTATTGAGAGAGATCGAGACCTTATTCGAGGGATTTGTTACCGCTTCCGTAAATGCGATCGAGGCTCGGGATCCTACCACAAGCGGTCACTCTTTCCGAGTGGCACAACTCACTGTCGGTTTGGCGGAGACCCTAGATGCGGTTAGCGAAGGAAAATATAGGGATACGAAATTCAATAAGGAACAGATCAAGGAGATCCGTTATGCTTCCCTTCTGCACGACTTCGGAAAAGTAGGGGTAAGGGAGAAGGTTCTAGTAAAAGCAAAAAAGCTGGAAGATCTCGAGATCGGTCTGATCGATTGGAGATTCAGATATCTTAGAAAGGACTTCGAATCCAAATTAAATATTCGAAAAATAGAATATTTAAAAAAACACGGAAATCTGGGCTATTCTGAGTTCGAAAAAGCGATCGAATTCGAGTATGCCGAAGAATGCAAGCGACTGAATTCCATGTTCCAGATCATCGCTCAGAGTAACGAGCCTTCTATTCTAGAAGAGGCAAATTCCCAGTTCCTAGAAGATATCGCCAAAATGCAATACATCACAACGGAAGGAGAGAATGTGGAACTCATCTCTCCTTACGAGTTCAGTTTCTTGACCATCCGAAAAGGATCCTTGGACTTTGATGAAAGAAAGGAAATAGAATCCCATGTGGAGCATACCTTTCAGTTCTTGAGCAAGATCCCTTGGACCAACGATCTGAAAATGGTCCCTGCAATCGCTCATGCACATCATGAAAAGTTAAATGGCACAGGTTATCCTAGAGGACTTGCGGGTGAAGATATACCAGTGCAGTCCAGGATCATGACTATCTCCGACATATTCGATGCGCTTACGGATCAGGATCGTCCTTACAAGAAGGCAGTTCCTTTGGATCGGGCCTTGGATATCCTAGAGATGGAAGCCAAGGAAAATCATTTGGATAAGGATCTTCTGAAAGTATTCATAGAAGCGCGGGTCTGGGAAAGACTCAATCACGCTCAAATTAAATAA
- a CDS encoding patatin-like phospholipase family protein, producing MREKKKKTVTKTKQEEKSNRFKSVFLSNPELFRDWDPEETDSFAGLFEFKSVSSGAVLIPSEKTSEWFYFLLEGNCEEFTKSSSGEELMIRRLGPNSHFGEAGFFHWKEGKFGVRAEKDSKLLRISSKHWKKWELEHPETSKRWKERLETNRFFRMASYEPSHKELLEFISNIELLFHIDRKKIGELLPHLRWLYVPGGERLMLQGEPGNSLFVILSGRFRYSVTDDQGNITGEGEFAKGDIIGEMSLLTGEPRSASVYAVRSSQVIQISRNGFRKFISDSPEALFHITETIARRLGQKNRESDRLGRKVHTIALVPVTEGFPLRDFSNELSKSLKSFSSAISVNEEKLSKFLKEKKLHQKNGIRFGIPDILSWFGALEKEYDNVVFELDPAGDPLWTEASLRQADRILLLAETGRPILKNAYSWNLIQGESLGETMKESLVYLEDSYTRWEELEALLHQMPGQKLILRKNRAGEFDRIARRLEGKSVGIALAGGGAKGFAHLGLLRSLSEAGIPIDLIGGTSAGSIMAGLFAMGYGFDESLRLIKEVWIEAKLTRDYTLPFVSLLRGARYSKAIKEFFGNRKIETLWIPFLAVACDLTNSKPKVFEEGEVWKAIRASTSIPGIFPPFYSEGSLYVDGGLWDNLPGSLVRRKGASVLISVDLGAGSQPNKDNTYGQLVESRFPGEGPSALTLLGNQFMKKEQRYSYPHIGELFMRSMLLSSRNNLIKTKENSDIFVELPVRDFSTFDWDEYRILYELGYEHSQKFVKDWAKIIKDKVYSEKRKN from the coding sequence GTGAGAGAAAAAAAGAAAAAGACCGTAACAAAGACGAAACAGGAAGAGAAGAGTAACCGTTTCAAATCCGTATTTTTATCCAATCCGGAATTGTTCCGAGACTGGGATCCTGAGGAAACCGACTCGTTTGCCGGTCTTTTCGAATTTAAATCAGTAAGCTCCGGCGCAGTCCTTATTCCTTCCGAAAAGACTTCCGAGTGGTTCTATTTTCTCTTAGAAGGGAATTGTGAGGAATTCACAAAATCTTCTTCCGGAGAAGAGTTGATGATCCGCCGTTTGGGTCCGAATTCCCATTTTGGGGAGGCGGGATTCTTCCATTGGAAAGAAGGGAAGTTCGGAGTACGAGCGGAAAAGGATTCGAAACTGCTTCGGATCAGTTCTAAACATTGGAAAAAATGGGAGTTAGAACATCCGGAGACTTCTAAACGCTGGAAGGAAAGACTAGAGACCAATCGATTTTTCAGAATGGCTTCGTATGAGCCGAGCCATAAAGAGCTATTGGAATTTATTTCAAATATAGAACTGCTATTTCATATAGATCGCAAGAAGATCGGGGAATTGCTCCCTCACTTAAGATGGTTGTATGTGCCTGGCGGAGAAAGACTGATGCTCCAAGGAGAACCAGGAAATTCACTTTTCGTAATATTGTCCGGAAGATTTAGATACAGCGTTACCGACGACCAAGGAAATATCACTGGAGAAGGGGAGTTCGCAAAAGGGGATATCATCGGAGAAATGTCCCTACTCACCGGGGAGCCTCGTTCCGCCTCCGTGTATGCAGTTCGTTCTTCTCAGGTGATACAGATCTCTAGGAACGGGTTCCGGAAATTTATCTCGGATTCTCCGGAAGCGCTCTTTCATATAACGGAGACGATCGCCAGACGCTTAGGACAAAAGAATCGGGAATCCGACCGACTCGGTAGAAAAGTCCATACAATTGCTTTAGTTCCCGTCACGGAAGGATTTCCTCTCCGTGACTTTTCCAACGAACTTTCCAAATCCTTAAAATCATTCAGTTCGGCAATTTCCGTAAATGAGGAAAAGCTTTCTAAATTCCTGAAAGAGAAGAAGCTACATCAGAAAAATGGAATACGATTCGGGATACCCGATATTCTTTCCTGGTTCGGCGCATTGGAAAAGGAATACGATAACGTAGTATTCGAACTGGATCCTGCAGGAGATCCTCTTTGGACGGAAGCAAGCCTGAGACAAGCGGATCGTATCCTTCTACTTGCGGAAACTGGACGACCTATTCTCAAAAACGCCTATTCTTGGAATTTAATCCAAGGAGAAAGTCTTGGCGAAACAATGAAAGAGTCCCTGGTATATTTAGAGGATTCTTATACTCGTTGGGAAGAATTAGAGGCCCTTCTTCATCAAATGCCAGGCCAAAAACTGATCCTAAGAAAGAACAGAGCAGGCGAATTCGATCGGATCGCAAGAAGATTAGAGGGCAAGTCGGTAGGTATCGCACTCGCCGGTGGGGGAGCAAAGGGTTTTGCTCATTTAGGATTACTCAGATCCTTATCGGAAGCTGGGATCCCCATCGATCTGATCGGAGGAACGAGTGCCGGTTCCATCATGGCAGGATTATTCGCCATGGGCTATGGATTCGACGAATCTCTTCGGTTGATCAAAGAAGTCTGGATAGAAGCAAAGCTTACCAGAGATTATACTCTTCCTTTCGTTTCTCTTTTGAGAGGAGCGAGATATTCCAAGGCGATCAAAGAATTCTTTGGGAATCGAAAGATAGAAACATTATGGATCCCTTTCTTAGCGGTGGCTTGCGATCTTACGAATTCCAAGCCAAAGGTATTCGAGGAAGGAGAAGTATGGAAGGCCATTCGTGCGAGTACTTCCATTCCAGGGATCTTTCCTCCTTTCTATTCCGAAGGTTCCTTGTATGTGGACGGAGGACTTTGGGACAACCTTCCCGGTTCCTTGGTGAGAAGAAAGGGAGCAAGCGTACTCATCTCCGTAGATTTAGGGGCGGGGTCTCAACCGAACAAGGACAATACTTATGGACAACTTGTCGAGTCCAGATTCCCGGGAGAAGGGCCTTCTGCCTTAACACTTCTGGGAAATCAATTCATGAAGAAGGAGCAAAGATATTCCTATCCTCATATAGGAGAATTGTTCATGAGATCTATGTTATTGTCTAGCAGGAATAATCTGATCAAGACCAAGGAGAACTCGGATATATTCGTAGAACTGCCTGTTCGGGATTTTTCCACATTCGATTGGGACGAATATAGAATATTATACGAGTTAGGCTATGAGCATTCTCAAAAATTCGTAAAGGATTGGGCCAAGATCATTAAAGACAAAGTATATTCCGAAAAAAGGAAGAATTAG
- the flgE gene encoding flagellar hook protein FlgE yields MMRSLYSGVSGLKNHQVRMDVIGNNISNVNTHGFKTERVTFQDMISQELRGASEPKENIGGVNPQQVGLGALIAAIDKIMTQGALQTTGKNTDVAISGEGFFIVKDGDKQFYTRAGAFNLDKNGYYVNPANGLKVQGWNSRLDEKGNKYINSSASIEDIIIPVYSKEPARATSKVDFRSNLNSSVQAVPPDATQEEITAMINDPDPKARRGHVTTIKVFDDQGAEREFKMEFYKVRENTWKARTSLTDATQLSVDVAATGGQNTQMPGLTELEFGFTPDGKIVYVSDGTDVMNTGKLNAKVSFKLPGNPQVQSFDLSLGEAGMVDGITQFSSDFTTKAVKQDGYTMGYLESFSIDNSGTVTGVYSNGIKQPLARIATAVFNNPAGLDKAGDTMFAFSNNSGEPLIGEAGIAGRGKINAGLLEMSNVDLSDQFTDMIVTQRGFQANSRTITTTDQMLQEVLGLKR; encoded by the coding sequence ATGATGAGATCCCTTTATTCTGGAGTATCCGGTCTGAAAAACCACCAAGTGCGGATGGACGTGATCGGTAACAATATTTCCAACGTGAACACTCACGGTTTCAAAACGGAACGTGTTACTTTTCAAGACATGATCTCCCAAGAGCTGAGAGGAGCTTCCGAGCCGAAAGAGAATATCGGAGGGGTAAACCCGCAACAAGTAGGTCTCGGAGCATTGATCGCCGCGATCGATAAGATCATGACCCAAGGCGCTCTGCAAACCACGGGTAAGAATACCGACGTGGCTATCTCCGGAGAAGGATTCTTTATCGTTAAGGATGGGGACAAACAATTCTATACCAGGGCAGGCGCTTTCAACCTGGATAAGAACGGATACTATGTAAACCCTGCAAACGGACTGAAGGTCCAAGGCTGGAATTCCCGTTTGGACGAAAAAGGGAATAAGTATATCAACTCTTCCGCTTCCATCGAAGACATTATAATTCCGGTATACTCTAAAGAACCTGCAAGAGCCACTTCTAAAGTGGATTTCAGATCCAACTTGAATTCTTCCGTACAAGCCGTCCCGCCTGACGCGACCCAAGAAGAGATCACTGCCATGATCAACGATCCGGATCCTAAGGCGAGAAGAGGACATGTTACTACGATCAAGGTTTTTGACGACCAAGGTGCTGAGAGAGAATTCAAAATGGAATTCTATAAAGTGCGCGAGAATACCTGGAAAGCAAGAACCTCTTTGACGGATGCGACCCAACTTTCCGTAGACGTTGCTGCTACCGGCGGACAGAACACCCAAATGCCTGGATTGACCGAGCTAGAGTTCGGATTCACTCCGGACGGTAAGATCGTTTATGTTTCCGACGGAACCGATGTGATGAACACCGGTAAATTGAATGCTAAGGTTTCCTTCAAACTTCCTGGAAATCCTCAAGTCCAAAGCTTCGACCTTTCCTTGGGAGAAGCGGGAATGGTAGACGGGATCACTCAGTTCTCTTCCGACTTCACTACAAAAGCGGTGAAGCAAGACGGATACACCATGGGATATCTAGAGTCCTTCTCTATCGATAATTCCGGAACCGTCACTGGGGTCTACTCCAACGGGATCAAGCAACCTCTCGCAAGGATCGCGACCGCTGTTTTCAATAACCCGGCCGGTTTGGACAAGGCGGGAGATACAATGTTTGCCTTCTCCAATAACTCCGGAGAGCCTTTGATCGGAGAGGCAGGGATCGCAGGAAGAGGTAAGATCAACGCAGGTCTATTAGAAATGTCGAATGTGGATCTATCCGATCAGTTTACGGATATGATCGTTACTCAGAGAGGTTTCCAAGCAAACTCTAGGACGATCACCACTACCGACCAAATGCTCCAAGAGGTTTTAGGATTAAAACGTTAA
- a CDS encoding flagellar hook capping FlgD N-terminal domain-containing protein, translating to MPDANAVSSEATRNRYLEGDRSYDLRKHFDKLEKEEKSGLQGIEIRSTAKALGKDDFLKLLITQLSSQDPTNPVKDQDFIAQMAQFSSLEQMNNISQGIGKMSNRQSFSLVGKVVSGPDFVTGENVVGMAGALFFDGEGKTFVRVNGRTVEVDAITLITDPSVLNQQEAGQPAPKSVGASSPMGAPAAQSGALQNQNAAPALQNQQNASQNESSSEQSFEESSSGAPGWNFPGKPNNNSY from the coding sequence ATGCCGGACGCAAACGCAGTTTCAAGCGAAGCAACACGTAACCGCTATCTCGAAGGAGACAGAAGTTATGATTTAAGGAAGCATTTCGACAAATTGGAGAAGGAAGAAAAAAGCGGACTCCAAGGGATCGAAATACGTTCCACTGCGAAAGCATTAGGAAAAGATGATTTTCTAAAATTGCTTATCACCCAGCTTTCTTCTCAAGATCCTACAAATCCGGTAAAAGACCAGGACTTCATCGCACAGATGGCTCAGTTCTCTTCTTTGGAACAGATGAATAATATTTCCCAAGGCATTGGCAAGATGAGTAACCGCCAAAGCTTCTCTCTTGTAGGAAAAGTGGTCTCCGGCCCGGATTTCGTGACCGGAGAGAACGTAGTAGGAATGGCCGGCGCATTATTCTTTGACGGAGAAGGAAAGACCTTCGTCCGTGTGAATGGCAGAACGGTAGAGGTTGATGCGATTACTTTGATCACGGACCCGAGCGTTCTAAACCAACAGGAGGCAGGACAACCTGCTCCTAAGAGTGTGGGCGCTTCTTCTCCGATGGGAGCCCCTGCGGCACAATCTGGAGCATTACAAAACCAGAATGCAGCCCCTGCATTGCAAAACCAACAAAACGCATCTCAGAACGAATCTTCTTCCGAGCAATCGTTTGAAGAATCTTCCAGCGGAGCGCCTGGCTGGAACTTTCCAGGCAAACCGAACAATAACAGTTATTAA
- a CDS encoding flagellar hook-length control protein FliK has translation MQIRTEGPTREEGYSIQSEPKTSVSEKTGAPAVSFMDLMKSIQLRSQMVLEEGQKVSEPAFETVSKEEVAEERELFEEEEISSDEPEDKEIDTENSKLVRLFESKSKEEVSEDGEEDLELELEEVELDSPFISQMSAFITNLESKQEKEIEIHPANKEETSLFKKISKQSKEESHVQQAAAEKEETQASSIKTGKEEEKRPNKEIKRSSEKESLEEGLKSLEEARKFSKPANEEKILTVLKESHKENFIPESENWKITREKKQESLSAITKNQAKIASAEEASAKSDSSGKGSQNQEFSQRQGNETTLTLLKAGLGVQENKEVSASSSSKLKTDQNIMDRSQMRENFQRLVQSAKLNIVENGRSEATLRLNPKELGRVSLRISVEEDKVQGKIVVESDQVRKLFAGDLEQLRKDFKEQGLQLESLIVEVEDSFQFSFGEGGSSARDFEDAFADGSSAISSSSLSEEVSELGSTEISEFADKNTDRRLNILV, from the coding sequence ATGCAGATCAGAACGGAAGGACCAACCAGAGAAGAAGGGTATTCGATCCAATCGGAGCCTAAGACATCCGTATCCGAAAAAACGGGCGCCCCTGCCGTAAGCTTCATGGATCTCATGAAGTCCATACAACTCCGCTCTCAAATGGTTTTAGAAGAAGGCCAAAAGGTTTCCGAGCCAGCCTTCGAAACAGTTTCCAAAGAAGAAGTCGCCGAAGAAAGAGAACTCTTTGAAGAAGAAGAGATCAGTTCCGACGAACCGGAAGACAAAGAGATCGACACGGAGAATTCCAAACTCGTTCGACTCTTCGAGAGTAAATCCAAAGAAGAAGTATCCGAGGACGGAGAAGAAGATCTCGAGCTGGAATTAGAAGAAGTAGAATTGGATTCTCCTTTTATCAGCCAGATGAGCGCCTTTATTACAAATCTGGAATCCAAGCAGGAAAAGGAGATAGAGATCCATCCTGCAAACAAAGAAGAAACATCCTTATTCAAAAAGATCTCCAAGCAAAGTAAAGAAGAATCCCATGTGCAGCAAGCGGCTGCTGAAAAAGAAGAGACCCAAGCTTCTTCCATTAAAACAGGTAAGGAAGAAGAAAAACGTCCTAATAAGGAGATCAAAAGATCCTCTGAAAAGGAAAGTCTCGAAGAAGGTCTGAAAAGCCTAGAAGAGGCCCGTAAATTCTCCAAACCGGCTAACGAAGAAAAGATCCTAACCGTATTAAAAGAATCTCATAAAGAGAATTTCATTCCCGAATCGGAGAACTGGAAGATCACCAGAGAAAAGAAGCAAGAATCGCTTTCCGCAATCACTAAGAACCAGGCAAAGATCGCTTCCGCAGAAGAAGCATCCGCTAAATCCGATTCTTCCGGTAAAGGTTCTCAGAACCAAGAGTTTTCCCAGAGACAGGGCAACGAAACCACTCTGACCTTATTGAAAGCAGGACTTGGGGTCCAAGAGAATAAGGAAGTATCCGCGTCCTCTTCTTCCAAATTGAAAACGGATCAGAATATAATGGATCGTTCTCAGATGAGAGAAAACTTCCAGAGATTGGTCCAGTCCGCGAAATTAAACATAGTAGAGAACGGAAGATCGGAAGCCACTCTCAGATTGAACCCTAAAGAGTTAGGACGAGTCTCTCTTCGTATCAGTGTGGAAGAAGATAAGGTGCAAGGAAAGATCGTCGTTGAATCCGATCAGGTCCGTAAGCTCTTTGCGGGAGACTTGGAACAATTAAGAAAGGATTTCAAAGAGCAAGGACTTCAATTGGAATCCCTGATCGTAGAAGTAGAGGACTCCTTTCAGTTTTCTTTCGGAGAAGGCGGATCCTCTGCTCGGGATTTTGAAGACGCATTCGCAGACGGATCTTCTGCTATTTCTTCTTCCTCTCTTTCTGAAGAAGTTTCCGAGTTAGGCTCTACAGAAATTTCGGAATTCGCCGACAAGAATACAGACAGACGCTTAAACATTTTGGTTTAA